DNA sequence from the Bacteroidales bacterium WCE2008 genome:
CTTACAGATTCTCTTCAGGCAAGTTCTTGAACGACATGACCCAGGCATACCGCCTCTACACCCTCGCCATCGCCGGCAAACCTGACAACGGTGCCATGAACAGGCTCCGCGAGAATGGTTCGGTCTCTGCCCAGGCACGCTGGCTGCTGGCTTCGGCTTACGCAATCTGCGGAAAAGCCCAGACTGCCGAATCCATAATCCAGTCTATCGATGAGGGATTCACCGAATATACCCCTGACAACGAGACCTATGGCAGCGGACTGAGAGACAAGGCAATCGCCATCGAGGCCCTTGTACTCACGGGCCAGACCGGAAGGGCTCTCCAGTACGCCGGAGAGCTGGCTTCGGTATTCGGTCCGGGATACAGTTCGACCCAGGAGACTGCATTCGCTTCGATAGCCATGGAAAGACTTGCTTCCAAGGTCAATTCGTCTGCCATCTCTGCCGTGATCAACGGCAAGGAGGTCAAGACAGCCAAGGCTGTATACAGCAGCCGTACCGACGGCAGCACCGGTCTGGTGAAGGTCAAGAACAACTCCGAGGGTCCGCTTTATGCCACACTCGTGACTACAGGCAGGGTACCGGCAGGAACGCAAATACCTGCAAAGAGCTCCGGAATGAGGCTTAACGTTACCTATACCGACGAAAAAGGCAACGCCCTCAACCCGGCTTCGATAGCCCAGGGCACTGAATTCACTTCGGTCATCACCGTGACCAACACCAACGGTCTTGAGGACTACACGAACCTGGCTCTCAGCCAGATGATACCTTCAGGCTGGGAAATCATCAACGAAAGACTTTCGGGCGCCGTCGTGGCCAGCCAGAACTCATATGACTACAACGACATCCGCGACGACAGGTCTATCTGGTATTTCAGCCTGCCAAGAGGCACATCCAAGACGTTCAAGCTCAGACTTCGCGCCGCTTACGAAGGCCAGTACACTCTTCCATCCATAACATGCGAAGCAATGTACAACAGCCTCTGCAGCGCCGCAACGGCTTCCGGCTCTACAGCCGTGACCAAATGACAAGACGCCGAAAGATAATTCTGTACGCGGCGGCCGTCCTGGCCGTCGCGTATATGTTGTGTCTCCCGCGGAACCTTTTCAAAGGCACGGTCTATTCTACGGTAGTCGAGGACCGCAACGGAGAACTGCTGGGAGCCCATATAGCTTCCGACGGCCAGTGGAGATTTCCGCCGTCCGACACTATTCCCGAGCGATACAAGACGGCCCTGATCCAGTTTGAGGACCGGTATTTCCGCTACCATCCCGGAGTAAACCCTGTTTCCATAATCAGAGCCCTGGCCGGGAATATCAAGGCCGGTCATGTCACCAGCGGAGGCAGTACGATCACCATGCAGGTCATCCGCATGTCCCGCGGCAAAGAAAGGAATCTGTGGCAGAAGCTGATCGAAGCTGTGCTGGCGACAAGGCTCGAGCTGCGCTGCAGCAAGAACCGGATTCTGGCCATGTATGCAGCCCATGCCCCTTTTGGCGGCAACGTCGTCGGACTGGAGGCGGCATCATGGAGATACTTCGGCCGTCCTTCGTCGCAGCTATCATGGGCAGAAGCCGCAACTCTGGCGATTCTGCCGAACTCGCCGTCCGGAGTCCATCCGGGCAAGAACAGGGATAAGCTGCTTGAGAAGAGGAACCGGCTGCTCCATAACCTGCTGGATGCAGGGAAGATTGATGCAGAAACCTACGAACTGGCTGTCGGAGAGCCCCTGGTAATGCAGCCGCACCCTCTTCCACGCCTGGCGCCTCATCTGACTGACAATTATTATCTGACCGATGGAGGGAAGACCATACGGACGTCGATAGATGCCGGGCTCCAGAGGCAGGTCTGCGCTGTTGCGGACAGATGGTCTCGAGACTTCGCGAAAACCGGAGTCGGAGACCTGGCGGCAGTTGTCGTAGATGTCCATACGGGAGAAGTTCTCGCCTACTGCGGCAACGCTGATCCGGACCGTGAACGTCCGGGAAGGCTCGTCGATATCGCTTCGGCGCCGAGAAGCACCGGCAGTATACTCAAGCCTATGCTATACTGCGCCCTGCTTCAGGAGGGCCAGATGCTTCCGGGTACTCTGCTGCCGGATATTCCGATCAATATCAACGGCTTCTCTCCGCAGAATTTCGACCGTCAGTTCTCCGGCGCTGTCCATGCCGGAGAAGCTCTCGCCAGATCGCTGAACGTCCCGGCTGTCCACATGCTGCGGGAATATGGTGTCCCGAAATTCCTTGACCTGCTCAGGGCAAGCGGTATGACGACTCTGGACCGTTCCGCTGCGGATTACGGTCTTTCTCTGATTCTCGGAGGCGCTGAAGGGCGTCTTGTCGACATTACCCGGATGTACGCCGGTCTCTCCCGTTCGTATCAGACGAAGGACAGCACTTTCGCGCTTAACGACAAGGCGGCTATCTGGCATACTCTGGATGCGTTGAAGGAGGTCAACCGTCCGGATGAGATAGACTGGCACCTTATCCGTTCGGTGCGCAGGGTTGCATGGAAGACGGGGACCAGCTATGGATTCAGGGATGGTTGGGCCGTCGGCATGACTCCAGACTACGCTGTAGGAGTCTGGGCGGGAAATGCCCAGGGAGAAGGGGTCCCGGGGCTGACCGGAGCAAGGACCGCCGGACCTGTCATGTTCGACATATTCAACCTGCTGCCTGTCGGAGACTGGTTCGAAGAACCTCTGCCGTCGGATTATATCCGGGCGGAAATATGTCCCCAGTCCGGTCATTTGCGGAGTCTGAACTGCCCGCAGGCGGATACCCTGCATCTTCCGAAACGGGCTCTGCGCTCGAGTCCATGTCCTTACCATACTCCTGACGGCTCGTTCGTGCTGCCGCCGGGGATGGAGTGGTATTACCGGCAGAACCATCCGGAATATCATGGCGCCGTACGCGGGACTGTCGCGACGATGGAGTTCATATATCCCGATTCGGGCAGTACAATCTTTATTCCGCGGCAGATCGACGGTTCAGTCAAGGGAGCGGTCTTCCATCTGGCCCACAGGGACAGGGATGCCACCGTTTATTGGCACATGGATAACGGCTATCTCGGGGAGACCAGGCATATCCATCAGATGACTCTTTCGCCAAGTCCGGGGCATCATGTCGTAACGGTGGTAGACGGTAGCGGGAATACTCTTTCTGTCTCTTTTAATGTGGCAGAATGATATCCACAGGTGTTTTTTACGAAATTGTGGATAAGTTTTCATACCCTATATGCAACTATTTCGAAAATTTGTATATATTTGCCGCCCAATAGGGGGTCTTTGCGGACCCGACAGAACTTTTTATTAACCGGTTACACCACTTATTACTATGTACTGGACACTTGAACTTGCCAGCAGCCTGGACGATGCTCCATGGCCGGCTTCCAAAGATGAATTGATTGATTATGCCAACCGTTCCGGCGCTCCGGAGGAGGTAATTGAAAACCTTCAGGAACTCGAAGATGACGGTGAAGTATATGAAAGCATAGAGGATATCTGGCCGGACTA
Encoded proteins:
- a CDS encoding penicillin-binding protein 1C, giving the protein MTRRRKIILYAAAVLAVAYMLCLPRNLFKGTVYSTVVEDRNGELLGAHIASDGQWRFPPSDTIPERYKTALIQFEDRYFRYHPGVNPVSIIRALAGNIKAGHVTSGGSTITMQVIRMSRGKERNLWQKLIEAVLATRLELRCSKNRILAMYAAHAPFGGNVVGLEAASWRYFGRPSSQLSWAEAATLAILPNSPSGVHPGKNRDKLLEKRNRLLHNLLDAGKIDAETYELAVGEPLVMQPHPLPRLAPHLTDNYYLTDGGKTIRTSIDAGLQRQVCAVADRWSRDFAKTGVGDLAAVVVDVHTGEVLAYCGNADPDRERPGRLVDIASAPRSTGSILKPMLYCALLQEGQMLPGTLLPDIPININGFSPQNFDRQFSGAVHAGEALARSLNVPAVHMLREYGVPKFLDLLRASGMTTLDRSAADYGLSLILGGAEGRLVDITRMYAGLSRSYQTKDSTFALNDKAAIWHTLDALKEVNRPDEIDWHLIRSVRRVAWKTGTSYGFRDGWAVGMTPDYAVGVWAGNAQGEGVPGLTGARTAGPVMFDIFNLLPVGDWFEEPLPSDYIRAEICPQSGHLRSLNCPQADTLHLPKRALRSSPCPYHTPDGSFVLPPGMEWYYRQNHPEYHGAVRGTVATMEFIYPDSGSTIFIPRQIDGSVKGAVFHLAHRDRDATVYWHMDNGYLGETRHIHQMTLSPSPGHHVVTVVDGSGNTLSVSFNVAE